From the Bacteroidota bacterium genome, the window TTATATAAATCTGTCCTTTTTATTATATATTCATTGAACCAATGTTTATTTAAATTTCCTTGAATGAAACCTATAATAAATCCAAAATCATAACCCAAAATTTTTCTTTTTTCATTTTTTTCTTCTTTTACAAGACTTCTTATGGATGAATTTAAAGTGTCTTTTAGATCATTAACTAAAATTGTTTCATCAATTATCGTAAAATCATTAGTAGGATAATCAAGTGTCGCATTCTTAGTCCATTTCCTGAATAAGTCAAATGCAATTTCATTATTTATTCTTTCCATATCGTTTATTCCTCTTTTTTACCTGAATGCTAACGGCAGTCTGTCTAGAACCCTAAACCACCGATTAAATTTTTGTCAAATATAAAGCTATTTCTGCTTTGCTCAAAAATGATTTGCTTTTTAATAGTTTTTAGACAGTCTGACGGTGGCAATATTAAAAGTTGGTCATTTTGGAACACCAAACTTTCAATTTACTATGCCGTTTATTTATTGTTAATTCGTTCATATTTACCACTTTCCGCCCAATTTCTTATATTGCTACAGGGCGGTATTTATTTCATCTTCAATCAATTCAATTATTTCGATAGCTGGTTCAAATAGTGGTTCTACCAAATCACTGTTAAAATCAAAAATGTTCTCATAGTCGCCTTTCTGTCTCCAGTCAAACAGTTCAGACAAAAGTAATCCGTATTTTTTATCAAATTTTCCAGTCTTTACAAAATGAAGTGAAAATTGGCTTTTTGTTCCTGAATGTGATTTAGTCTGGATTTCATTTAGCACCAATAGAGCATTAACTGCATAAAATACTGCATAATACAATCTATTTACTGCCGAATTCCAGAATCCGTTATCAGAAAGAATTTCTGCTGCTTCAAATGTTTTACGTGCAGATTCAATCCTGTATTTAACGTATTCATGTCTTTCTTCATTTGTCATATTCGAACTCCTTCTTGTGTTACGTTTTCATAAAATGGGGTAATCCGCTGCTTAGTCTGCCAGTCATTTTTTGAGTAAACAAATATTGATAAAGGCTCGCCTGTTTCCAGTTCCAAGTCATAAAGTTTATTCCTAAATTTTCGTTCTGTTACTAAGTCAATTGAATAATCTGTAAGTACGAGAATATCCCAATCCGAATTAGGTCGTTCGTCTCCACGAGCACGAGAACCATATAGAATCACTTCTGCTTTTGGGTCAATTGCATTAATGTAATGTCGAATCAATTGACTTATATATTGTGTCTTTGTTTTCATATTTTAAAATTAACAAAATGTTGCAACTTTTCTGTTTTTATAATGCACTGTTAGAGTAGAGCCTGATAGTTTATACTAAAATTTTGTTCAAAGATACTAAAATTAGTATAAACTATCAGCCCCCCCCTATATATTAACCGAAAAGTATCCACCTAAAAAAAATTTAACGACCTTAGTTTTTTTAAAAAAAAAGCTATGGCACAACGATAAAAACAATTATTGACAAAGCCAAAGACCGTACCCCACTACAAATGACGATGACAAAAAAGTATTACTGATTATGAGTTCGTTACGATTTATTATCCTCAAAAAAAGAGGGTATTTTTTTTGTAGGGTGCAGGAGAGCCAAGTTGGGTTAAGTAGTGTCTCTAAGAAAACTCTGCAAAATTAGATTCCTATCTTTTTGCGATATTTTTATCTTTCTCAACTCACTGATGCTAAGGCATCGCCTCGTCTCAAAAAATAAAAATCTCACCTGCCTGACGGCAAAGGCAGGTCAAAAATCTTAGAAATCATAAAATTTGATAGTTTTCTTAGAGGCACTAAGTACGGTTAATTATAGTCGTGAAAATCCGTGTTAATTGCTTGTTAATTTTATGATTAAAAACTTATCAGAAATTTAAAGAAATAAACATCAATGGAAGAATTATGTGCAAAAATTAAAATTTAACTTAAAATTCAATAAAAATGAATTATTTAAAATAAAAAAGTATCAAAAAAAATGAAATGTTGCCAAAATACAATCACTAATTTTAAAATTACCCGAAAAAATTTAACTTTACTCAAAGTTCATCATTTATTAAAATTACATATAAGCACTGTGTAACTTTTGGTTTTGCCCGCCTGTCGAGCCTTGGCAGGCAGGCTCAACAACG encodes:
- a CDS encoding nucleotidyltransferase domain-containing protein; translated protein: MKTKTQYISQLIRHYINAIDPKAEVILYGSRARGDERPNSDWDILVLTDYSIDLVTERKFRNKLYDLELETGEPLSIFVYSKNDWQTKQRITPFYENVTQEGVRI
- a CDS encoding HEPN domain-containing protein produces the protein MTNEERHEYVKYRIESARKTFEAAEILSDNGFWNSAVNRLYYAVFYAVNALLVLNEIQTKSHSGTKSQFSLHFVKTGKFDKKYGLLLSELFDWRQKGDYENIFDFNSDLVEPLFEPAIEIIELIEDEINTAL